In the Telopea speciosissima isolate NSW1024214 ecotype Mountain lineage chromosome 2, Tspe_v1, whole genome shotgun sequence genome, one interval contains:
- the LOC122650055 gene encoding peptidyl-prolyl cis-trans isomerase FKBP17-1, chloroplastic, which produces MSLPLLEHLTVLIPKTPSNIFATISSSSSSSSSSTTTRRALSLSALSSTFTLFFVSNSSSKAATPEFSEVEGSGGVKVLDLRVGDGEVPVNGDQVAVHYYGRLAAKQGWLFDSTYGHKDEMGEPIPFVFILGSGRVISGIETAVRSMKVGGIRRVIIPPSQGYQNTSQEPLPPNFFDRQRLFTTIFNPTRLANGEGSTLGTLVFDIELVSLRHQ; this is translated from the exons ATGTCTCTCCCTCTTCTCGAACATCTAACGGTTTTGATTCCTAAAACCCCATCAAACATCTTTGCAACaatctcttcctcctcttcttcttcttcatcgtcaaCAACGACGAGAAGAGCTTTATCTCTTTCTGCTCTCTCCTCTACATTTACACTATTTTTCGTCTCTAATTCTTCATCCAAAGCTGCCACTCCTGAGTTTTCAGAGGTCGAAGGTTCTGGTGGAGTGAAGGTTCTGGACCTTCGAGTAGGTGATGGGGAAGTTCCCGTCAATGGAGATCAG GTTGCAGTCCATTACTATGGAAGGTTAGCAGCGAAACAAGGATGGCTCTTTGATTCAACTTATGGTCACAAAGATGAAATGGGTGAACCAATTCCATTTGTGTTCATACTTGGATCTGGCAGA GTCATTTCAGGCATTGAAACAGCTGTAAGATCAATGAAAGTAGGGGGTATCCGTAGAGTCATCATACCTCCATCCCAAGGATACCAGAACACATCGCAAGAACCCTTGCCACCTAAT TTTTTTGACCGACAAAGGCTGTTTACCACCATTTTCAATCCTACACGTCTGGCTAATGGAGAAGGCTCAACATTAGGAACTCTGGTATTTGACATTGAATTGGTCAGCCTACGGCATCAGTGA